One genomic segment of Bdellovibrionota bacterium includes these proteins:
- the truB gene encoding tRNA pseudouridine(55) synthase TruB: MTEVQSPSGVLLIDKPRGITSHDVVSRLRRAFNMQRIGHAGTLDPDATGLLILCLGKATKLSMTLSEKDKTYRVGFLLGKETDTYDSVGQVLAERPVNATREAVESVLQGFVGTQVQRPPIYSAVKVKGRKLYEYARAGKPVEIPTRHVTIHSIQLLRLEGAEGEIEVACSKGTY, encoded by the coding sequence ATGACGGAAGTGCAGTCACCGAGCGGGGTTTTGTTGATCGACAAGCCGCGGGGGATCACGTCGCACGATGTGGTGAGCCGTCTTCGGCGGGCGTTCAACATGCAGCGGATCGGCCACGCGGGGACGCTCGACCCGGATGCGACCGGTCTCCTGATCCTCTGCCTGGGCAAGGCCACGAAACTTTCGATGACCCTTTCGGAGAAAGACAAAACCTATCGCGTCGGTTTTCTCCTCGGAAAAGAGACCGATACGTACGATTCCGTCGGACAGGTGCTCGCCGAGCGGCCGGTAAATGCAACCCGAGAGGCGGTGGAATCGGTGCTGCAGGGTTTCGTCGGAACGCAGGTCCAGCGTCCCCCGATCTATTCGGCGGTAAAGGTAAAGGGCCGAAAACTTTACGAGTACGCCCGGGCCGGCAAGCCGGTGGAAATTCCGACGCGGCACGTGACGATTCATTCCATTCAGTTACTGCGATTGGAGGGGGCGGAAGGGGAGATCGAAGTGGCCTGCTCCAAGGGGACGTAC
- the rbfA gene encoding 30S ribosome-binding factor RbfA: MKQRHPFKRSERVSDLLRQVVSEILMRRIKHVGVEDVTITGAKVSDDLQHAMVYYRVMNPEKREEVGKKLRRLIGSVRREVGHEMKLRYTPELRFEYDESLEYGDRIDELLKEVHVGQGGEEE, from the coding sequence ATGAAACAGAGACATCCCTTCAAACGGTCGGAACGAGTTTCCGATCTTCTTCGGCAAGTGGTCTCCGAGATCCTGATGCGCCGGATTAAGCATGTCGGCGTGGAGGATGTGACGATCACCGGCGCCAAGGTGTCCGACGATCTTCAGCACGCGATGGTCTATTACCGCGTCATGAATCCGGAGAAGCGGGAAGAGGTCGGGAAGAAACTTCGCAGGTTGATCGGATCGGTGCGGCGCGAAGTGGGGCACGAGATGAAGCTTCGATACACGCCCGAGTTGAGATTTGAATACGACGAATCGCTGGAGTACGGCGACCGAATCGACGAACTCTTAAAAGAAGTTCATGTGGGCCAAGGCGGAGAAGAAGAATGA